A window from Vulcanimicrobium alpinum encodes these proteins:
- the ftsA gene encoding cell division protein FtsA, translating to MRRSPPIYGGASEGGTVMARGETIAGLDIGTTKTCAVIAASGSDGLEILGVGEAPSTGMRKGVVTDLEETVRAIEAATEKAERMAGVHVSHVYVGVTGEHMQSTNNRGVVAVTGDDREVIQTDVRRVVDASKIINLAADRQIIHALPRHFTIDGQDGVTDPVGMSGGRLEVDTHIVTGGSSFISNVLKCVHRAGLETAGIVFEPLASSASTLLPEEKQVGVVLLDIGGGTTDIAVFADGGVVHSATIPVGGNILTNDIALGLKTTFAEAENVKRTYGSGVARADETERIFQVKSLDGRSTREVTSAQLRSIVLPRVLEIFRLAKANVVDRLPRDQVLSEVVLTGGGAHLRGIETTAAEVFGLPVRVGVPSTIAGLTDAVKQPEYATAVGLVLFGPRGEQSPHGLNGHGSGAFAKLWSWFTSIWN from the coding sequence TTGCGGCGCTCGCCCCCAATATATGGTGGTGCTAGTGAAGGCGGTACGGTGATGGCTAGGGGCGAGACGATCGCCGGCCTGGACATCGGCACGACGAAGACGTGTGCCGTCATCGCCGCGTCGGGATCCGACGGACTCGAGATCCTGGGGGTCGGCGAAGCCCCCTCGACCGGGATGCGCAAAGGGGTCGTCACCGACCTCGAAGAGACGGTCCGCGCCATCGAGGCCGCCACCGAGAAGGCCGAGCGGATGGCCGGGGTCCACGTCTCGCACGTCTACGTCGGGGTTACCGGCGAGCACATGCAGTCGACGAACAACCGGGGCGTCGTCGCGGTCACCGGCGACGACCGCGAGGTGATTCAGACCGACGTGCGGCGCGTCGTCGACGCGTCGAAGATCATCAACTTGGCCGCCGACCGGCAGATCATTCACGCCCTGCCGCGTCACTTCACGATCGACGGTCAGGACGGCGTGACCGATCCCGTCGGGATGAGCGGCGGGCGGCTCGAGGTCGACACCCACATCGTCACCGGCGGTTCGTCGTTCATCTCGAACGTGCTGAAATGCGTGCACCGCGCCGGGCTCGAGACCGCCGGGATCGTTTTCGAGCCGCTGGCATCGTCGGCGTCGACGCTGCTTCCCGAAGAAAAACAGGTCGGCGTCGTGCTGCTCGACATCGGCGGCGGCACCACCGATATCGCGGTTTTCGCCGACGGCGGCGTCGTGCACTCGGCGACGATCCCAGTTGGCGGCAACATCCTCACCAACGACATCGCGCTCGGGCTGAAAACGACGTTCGCCGAAGCCGAGAACGTGAAGCGCACCTATGGTTCGGGCGTCGCGCGCGCGGACGAGACGGAGCGCATCTTTCAGGTGAAATCGCTCGACGGACGGAGCACGCGCGAGGTGACCTCCGCGCAATTGCGTTCGATCGTCCTGCCGCGCGTGCTCGAGATCTTCCGGCTCGCGAAGGCCAACGTCGTCGACCGGCTGCCGCGCGATCAAGTGCTCAGCGAAGTCGTCCTCACCGGCGGAGGCGCGCACCTGCGCGGGATCGAGACGACGGCCGCCGAGGTGTTCGGCCTGCCGGTGCGCGTCGGCGTCCCGTCGACGATTGCCGGGCTGACCGATGCCGTGAAACAGCCCGAATACGCGACGGCCGTGGGGCTCGTGCTGTTCGGCCCGCGCGGCGAGCAGTCGCCGCACGGGCTGAACGGTCACGGCAGCGGCGCGTTCGCGAAACTGTGGTCCTGGTTCACCTCGATCTGGAACTGA
- a CDS encoding sigma-70 family RNA polymerase sigma factor, translating into MAGALRKMLGVEQQLRAERDLRLIEDYRAGRQAAFDELVQAYESTVHRILAQLNVGSTDVEDLAQEVFLRIYRNLHRFRGQSSFYTWLYRITINVFFDHNKKRKRADVRLQRLQNAMVDVSNVHADPDDPFRVTFEQLTRDTFSRAIATLPEPFRDVVAMREVDDLSYEEIALQTGISIGTVRSRLSRARARLKELLRPELAAA; encoded by the coding sequence ATGGCTGGTGCCCTCAGGAAGATGCTCGGCGTCGAACAGCAGCTCCGCGCGGAACGCGATCTGCGACTGATCGAAGACTACCGTGCCGGCCGGCAGGCCGCGTTCGACGAACTCGTGCAAGCCTACGAATCGACGGTGCACCGCATCCTCGCGCAGCTCAACGTCGGATCGACCGACGTCGAGGACCTCGCGCAGGAAGTGTTCCTGCGGATCTACCGCAACCTGCATCGTTTTCGCGGCCAGTCGTCGTTCTACACGTGGCTCTACCGCATCACGATCAACGTCTTCTTCGATCACAACAAGAAGCGCAAACGCGCCGACGTGCGCCTGCAGCGCCTGCAGAACGCGATGGTCGACGTCTCGAACGTGCACGCCGATCCCGACGATCCGTTCCGCGTGACGTTCGAACAACTGACGCGCGACACGTTCAGCCGCGCGATCGCGACGCTCCCCGAGCCGTTCCGCGACGTCGTCGCGATGCGCGAAGTCGACGATCTCTCGTACGAGGAGATCGCCCTTCAGACCGGGATCTCGATCGGCACCGTCCGCTCGCGCCTGTCGCGCGCACGGGCCCGGCTCAAGGAACTGCTCCGCCCCGAACTCGCGGCCGCCTAG
- the hisD gene encoding histidinol dehydrogenase, producing the protein MIVVDAGDRIALRGLFAGGWDPPAPIVAAVRAILDDVRARGDDALVEYTRRWDFADAALASLRVAIPARKHARTLVPEQIAAGLELAKERIAEFHARQLPDAIDYYAHDMTRYAFLSRPLGGIGAYVPGGTATLPSTVLMTVVPAKVAGVERVVVVTPPQAGGHVDPAVLYACALTEVDELYAVGGAQAVAALAYGTATIAPVDKIVGPGNVYVTEAKRQVYGICGIDGLAGPSEVLVVADERAKPELVAGELVAQAEHDPLARVAAVSRERALLEAVAALLDGPFGRASGRDDVVARVLAERTWLVHAHSDAQMHDVIERFAPEHLSLMVADPWSWIAKIRRAGAIFVGDETPVAAGDYIAGTNHTLPTSGAARFSSGLHTADYLRTMTVVENSRERMLNDATLLAALADFEGLPAHARTARLRAGDHPSR; encoded by the coding sequence GTGATCGTCGTCGACGCGGGCGACCGCATCGCGCTGCGCGGGCTCTTCGCCGGCGGCTGGGATCCGCCGGCCCCGATCGTCGCGGCGGTGCGTGCGATCCTCGACGACGTGCGCGCGCGCGGCGACGACGCGCTCGTCGAGTACACGCGCCGGTGGGATTTCGCGGACGCCGCGCTCGCCTCGCTGCGCGTCGCGATCCCGGCGCGCAAGCACGCGCGCACGCTGGTTCCGGAGCAGATCGCCGCCGGTCTCGAATTGGCGAAGGAGCGGATCGCCGAGTTCCATGCGCGTCAGCTCCCCGATGCGATCGACTATTACGCGCACGACATGACGCGCTATGCCTTTCTGTCCCGGCCGCTCGGCGGGATCGGCGCATACGTTCCCGGCGGGACGGCGACGCTGCCGTCCACGGTGCTGATGACCGTCGTTCCCGCCAAGGTCGCCGGCGTCGAGCGCGTCGTCGTCGTGACGCCGCCGCAGGCCGGCGGTCACGTCGATCCGGCGGTGCTCTATGCGTGCGCGCTCACCGAAGTCGACGAACTCTACGCCGTCGGCGGCGCGCAGGCCGTCGCCGCGCTCGCCTACGGCACCGCGACGATCGCGCCGGTCGACAAGATCGTCGGACCCGGCAACGTCTACGTCACCGAGGCGAAGCGGCAGGTCTACGGGATCTGCGGGATCGACGGCCTGGCCGGCCCCTCGGAAGTGCTCGTCGTCGCCGACGAGCGCGCGAAGCCCGAACTCGTCGCCGGCGAACTGGTCGCGCAGGCGGAACACGACCCGCTCGCGCGCGTCGCGGCCGTCTCGCGCGAGCGTGCGCTGCTCGAGGCGGTCGCGGCGCTGCTGGACGGACCGTTCGGCCGGGCGTCCGGGCGTGACGACGTCGTCGCGCGCGTCCTCGCCGAACGCACCTGGCTCGTTCACGCGCACAGCGACGCGCAGATGCACGACGTGATCGAACGCTTCGCCCCCGAACATCTCTCGCTGATGGTCGCCGACCCGTGGAGCTGGATCGCGAAGATTCGACGCGCCGGCGCCATCTTCGTCGGCGACGAGACGCCGGTCGCGGCCGGCGACTACATCGCGGGGACGAATCACACGCTCCCGACCAGCGGCGCCGCGCGCTTCTCTTCAGGGCTGCATACCGCCGACTATCTGCGCACCATGACCGTCGTCGAGAACTCGCGCGAACGGATGCTCAACGACGCAACGCTGCTGGCGGCGCTCGCGGACTTCGAGGGACTGCCCGCCCACGCACGCACCGCGCGCCTGCGCGCCGGCGACCACCCGTCACGCTGA
- the ftsZ gene encoding cell division protein FtsZ: MADAKRLVPEHAATIKVIGLGGGGCNAINRMVDAGLHGVEFYSINTDVQALRASKTNNTVQIGSGLTRGLGAGANPNIGREAADESREDLAMILDGADLVFITAGMGGGTGTGAAPIVAELARESGALTVAVVTKPFAFEGRKRMQSAERGIADLEAKVDTLITIPNERILQIIEKRTPLNEAFTYADDVLRQGIQGISDLITQPGLINLDFADVKTIMTDAGSAMMGIGEGSGEHRAADAAQKAIASPLLETTIEGARGVIFNITGGLDLSMYEVNEAAEMISRAVDSEAQIIFGASIDPEMQGKVRVTVLAAGFGGRPHRTTTAASLGQPIEFDKVAPVNMDDIEVPAFLRYRS; this comes from the coding sequence ATGGCTGATGCGAAACGACTCGTCCCCGAACACGCGGCAACGATCAAGGTGATCGGACTCGGCGGCGGCGGCTGCAATGCGATCAATCGCATGGTGGACGCCGGGCTGCACGGGGTCGAATTCTATTCGATCAACACCGACGTGCAAGCGCTGCGCGCCAGCAAGACCAACAACACCGTGCAGATCGGGAGCGGGCTCACCCGCGGTCTCGGCGCCGGCGCCAATCCGAACATCGGGCGCGAAGCCGCCGACGAGTCGCGCGAAGATCTCGCGATGATCCTCGACGGGGCCGACCTCGTGTTCATCACCGCCGGGATGGGCGGCGGGACCGGGACGGGCGCGGCACCGATCGTCGCCGAGCTCGCGCGCGAATCTGGCGCGCTCACCGTCGCGGTGGTGACGAAGCCGTTCGCGTTCGAAGGCCGCAAGCGCATGCAGTCCGCGGAGCGCGGGATCGCCGACCTCGAAGCGAAGGTCGACACGCTCATCACGATCCCCAACGAACGCATCCTGCAGATCATCGAGAAGCGCACGCCGCTCAACGAAGCGTTCACCTACGCCGACGACGTGCTCCGTCAGGGGATCCAGGGGATCAGCGACTTGATCACCCAGCCCGGGCTGATCAACCTCGATTTCGCCGACGTGAAGACGATCATGACCGACGCCGGCTCGGCGATGATGGGGATCGGCGAAGGCTCCGGCGAGCATCGCGCCGCCGACGCCGCGCAGAAGGCGATCGCCTCGCCGCTGCTCGAGACTACGATCGAAGGCGCGCGCGGCGTGATCTTCAACATCACCGGCGGCCTCGATCTCTCGATGTACGAAGTCAACGAAGCGGCCGAAATGATCTCGCGCGCCGTCGACAGCGAAGCGCAGATCATCTTCGGCGCGTCGATCGATCCGGAGATGCAGGGGAAGGTACGCGTCACCGTCCTTGCGGCCGGGTTCGGCGGTCGTCCGCACCGCACGACCACCGCGGCGTCGCTCGGCCAGCCGATCGAGTTCGACAAAGTCGCACCAGTCAACATGGACGACATCGAGGTCCCGGCGTTCCTGCGCTACCGGAGCTGA
- a CDS encoding M20 metallopeptidase family protein: MTTITLPEGTAERAIAIRREIHRHPELGFEEHNTQAIVERELDELGIAHRRVAGTGVVAVVRGAHPGRVSGLRADMDALPILEDSGEPCASEIKGKMHACGHDAHTAMLLGAARTLQLTRDDLHGAAVLLFQPAEEGPGGALPMIEAGALDDPTVDAVTMLHVDPRLATGTIGITPGPVNAAADEFHLTIRGKGGHGAYPHKAIDVIPCAAATILALQNVAARETDPLASIVVTIGTIEGGYRNNVIADRVHMTGTVRTHDPAIRAAAEEKLRRIVDGVAAAYGARAELQMLYGYPPVVNDAALANGFAAYMREHARIPVQRPAPTMGGEDFAYFAQRVPGVMVRLGIYSEAAGSIHSGHSPQFRLDEDAIPTGIATLVAFARAVGDGSVPLA; the protein is encoded by the coding sequence GTGACGACGATAACGCTTCCTGAGGGGACCGCGGAACGCGCGATCGCGATCCGCCGCGAGATCCATCGGCATCCCGAACTGGGGTTCGAAGAACACAACACGCAGGCGATCGTCGAGCGCGAGCTCGACGAACTCGGGATCGCGCATCGCCGCGTCGCCGGAACCGGCGTCGTCGCCGTCGTCCGCGGCGCGCATCCGGGTCGCGTGAGCGGCCTGCGGGCCGACATGGACGCGCTGCCGATCCTCGAGGATTCCGGTGAGCCATGCGCGTCGGAGATCAAAGGGAAGATGCACGCGTGCGGTCACGACGCGCACACGGCGATGCTGCTCGGCGCTGCGCGGACGCTGCAGCTCACGCGCGACGATCTGCACGGTGCCGCCGTGCTGCTCTTTCAGCCGGCGGAAGAAGGCCCGGGCGGTGCGCTGCCGATGATCGAGGCGGGCGCCCTCGACGATCCCACGGTCGACGCCGTCACCATGCTGCACGTCGATCCGCGGCTCGCGACCGGAACGATCGGGATCACTCCGGGGCCGGTCAACGCGGCCGCCGACGAATTCCATTTGACGATTCGCGGCAAAGGCGGTCACGGCGCGTACCCGCACAAAGCGATCGACGTGATCCCGTGCGCCGCCGCGACGATCTTGGCGCTGCAGAACGTCGCGGCGCGCGAGACCGATCCGCTGGCGTCGATCGTGGTGACGATCGGGACGATCGAGGGCGGCTACCGCAACAACGTGATCGCGGATCGCGTGCACATGACGGGAACCGTGCGCACGCACGACCCCGCGATCCGCGCAGCGGCGGAAGAGAAACTGCGCCGCATCGTCGACGGCGTCGCGGCGGCCTATGGCGCGCGCGCGGAACTGCAGATGCTCTACGGCTACCCGCCCGTCGTCAACGACGCGGCGCTCGCGAACGGCTTCGCCGCCTACATGCGGGAGCACGCGCGGATCCCGGTCCAGCGGCCGGCGCCGACGATGGGCGGCGAGGACTTCGCCTACTTCGCCCAGCGAGTTCCGGGCGTGATGGTGCGTCTGGGGATTTACAGCGAAGCGGCCGGCTCGATCCACTCCGGGCACAGCCCGCAGTTTCGCCTCGACGAGGACGCGATCCCGACCGGGATCGCGACGCTCGTCGCTTTCGCCCGCGCCGTGGGAGACGGCTCGGTTCCGCTCGCCTGA
- a CDS encoding cell division protein FtsQ/DivIB, with the protein MSASARSRRKPSVVARVRPFWIIAAALAIACAAAGAWLVQAPWFRIARIAIDVPIGSPVDARTVRGAAAIVPGKNVWLLAPWRITRRIEAIPYVDTATLRRGQFPQPYVDLAITVRRPTACIVSATQTVTIDATARVLQRGCATASAARIESGRARIPVPGGTIADAAIVRLLADARILADADLAPRRLGRDRWGGLDAVDPSGVVLHFGEDDDLAKKAALIAPVRAGIGAKRPLRAIDVRSPATPTVEFR; encoded by the coding sequence GTGAGCGCGAGCGCGCGTTCGCGCCGCAAGCCGTCGGTCGTCGCGCGCGTCCGGCCGTTCTGGATCATCGCCGCGGCGCTGGCGATCGCCTGCGCCGCGGCGGGCGCGTGGCTGGTGCAGGCACCGTGGTTTCGGATCGCGCGGATCGCGATCGACGTGCCGATCGGGTCTCCGGTCGACGCGCGCACCGTGCGCGGCGCCGCGGCGATCGTGCCGGGAAAGAACGTATGGCTTCTCGCACCGTGGCGAATCACGAGGCGCATCGAAGCGATCCCGTACGTCGACACCGCAACGCTGCGCCGCGGGCAGTTTCCGCAGCCCTATGTCGACCTCGCGATCACCGTGCGCCGGCCGACCGCGTGCATCGTTTCTGCGACGCAGACCGTCACGATCGACGCGACCGCGCGCGTGCTGCAGCGCGGCTGCGCGACGGCGTCGGCCGCGCGCATCGAATCGGGGCGCGCGCGCATCCCTGTACCGGGTGGGACGATCGCCGATGCGGCGATCGTGCGCCTCCTCGCCGACGCACGGATCCTCGCCGACGCGGACCTCGCCCCGCGGCGACTCGGCCGCGACCGCTGGGGCGGGCTGGACGCGGTCGATCCGAGCGGCGTGGTCCTCCATTTCGGCGAGGACGACGACCTCGCCAAGAAAGCCGCGCTGATCGCGCCGGTGCGTGCCGGGATCGGCGCGAAGCGGCCGCTCCGCGCGATCGACGTCCGCTCTCCCGCGACCCCGACCGTCGAGTTCCGGTAA
- the hisZ gene encoding ATP phosphoribosyltransferase regulatory subunit, with the protein MRLPAGVRDWLPHELARKREIEQQMRAVFGRWAYEEVQSPIVERFDVLERGLGEETTELLFQFNDRRSTALALRPEMTTPIARMVSTRMREAPLPLRLAYVAPVFRYYEQPQEGRMRELTQAGTELIGAAGIDADAESLFMAIEALAEIGIVDARFDMNDARIVDGVVAAVGLDGDGAREAKHHIKQRNLVALHRFERPELLTFALRRGGVDAIEAVRPLCRTDASRAGLEAMSALLARAAALGYGDRVAVDFALLRDLDYYTGFQFEGYVEEIGFSLCGGGRYDSLLPKFGFDVPAVGWTAGVERLLIALERRGKHVQRRRHRIDVLVAGSDVVAARERAAGNVVRYAGSHLDDEALVAEARAYDIPRIVIAVNGAVRELRVGPRRAAELPELRTPSNWDAR; encoded by the coding sequence ATGAGGCTCCCTGCCGGCGTACGCGACTGGCTGCCGCACGAACTCGCGCGTAAACGCGAGATCGAGCAGCAGATGCGCGCGGTGTTCGGCCGCTGGGCCTACGAAGAGGTGCAGTCGCCGATCGTCGAGCGCTTCGACGTGCTCGAGCGGGGTCTGGGCGAAGAGACGACCGAACTGCTCTTCCAGTTCAACGATCGCCGCTCGACGGCGCTGGCGCTGCGCCCCGAGATGACGACGCCGATCGCGCGGATGGTCTCGACGCGGATGCGCGAAGCGCCGCTGCCGCTGCGGCTCGCGTACGTCGCGCCGGTGTTCCGCTACTACGAGCAGCCGCAGGAAGGCCGCATGCGCGAACTCACGCAGGCGGGGACCGAGCTGATCGGCGCTGCCGGGATCGACGCCGACGCCGAGTCGCTGTTCATGGCGATCGAAGCGCTCGCGGAGATCGGCATCGTGGACGCGCGTTTCGATATGAACGACGCTCGCATCGTCGACGGCGTCGTCGCCGCGGTCGGGCTCGACGGCGACGGCGCGCGCGAAGCGAAGCATCACATCAAACAGCGCAACCTGGTCGCGCTGCACCGCTTCGAGCGCCCGGAACTGCTGACGTTCGCGCTGCGGCGCGGCGGCGTCGACGCGATCGAGGCGGTGCGGCCGCTCTGCCGCACCGACGCGTCGCGCGCCGGCCTTGAGGCGATGTCGGCCCTGCTCGCGCGCGCCGCGGCGCTGGGATACGGCGACCGCGTCGCGGTCGATTTCGCGCTGCTCCGCGATCTCGACTACTACACCGGTTTTCAGTTTGAAGGATACGTCGAGGAGATCGGCTTCTCGCTGTGCGGCGGCGGGCGCTACGACTCGCTGCTCCCGAAGTTCGGCTTCGACGTCCCGGCCGTCGGCTGGACCGCGGGCGTCGAACGGCTGCTGATCGCGCTCGAACGGCGCGGCAAGCACGTCCAGCGCCGCCGCCACCGGATCGACGTCCTGGTCGCCGGTTCCGACGTCGTCGCCGCGCGCGAACGCGCCGCTGGGAACGTCGTGCGTTATGCGGGATCGCACCTCGACGACGAGGCGCTCGTCGCCGAAGCGCGCGCATATGACATCCCGCGGATCGTGATCGCCGTGAACGGGGCGGTGCGCGAACTGCGGGTCGGTCCTCGGCGCGCCGCGGAGCTGCCGGAGCTGCGCACGCCGTCCAACTGGGACGCACGATGA
- a CDS encoding potassium channel family protein translates to MRQRAVVPRPLLLAGVLLIGVLAAGTAGYAVLEGWAWFDAFYMTVTTITTVGGGEPAPLRLAGKIWTIVVVAVGFGVLTYTVLALMAYVIEGQLGRAVEQRRMGARVRRMRDHFILCGFGRVGAEIAREFTAEKIEFVVVDINEDSLERAAALGAAVVFGNAADIETLKAAGVERARGLVTAVDSDADNVYVTLSARVLKDDLFIIARANAADAEPKLRLAGANRVVSPYTIGGRRLASLAMRPTAVEFVDTVLSAGNSQLLLEDLSIAVGSKWVGHPLGTLIGESDEAVVLAMKRDGTMLFRPAAATTLKTGDDLVVAGPPAAIRALEQRL, encoded by the coding sequence ATGAGGCAGCGAGCCGTCGTTCCGCGTCCGTTGCTGCTCGCCGGCGTGCTGCTGATCGGGGTGCTGGCCGCCGGGACGGCGGGCTACGCCGTCTTGGAAGGGTGGGCGTGGTTCGACGCCTTCTACATGACGGTCACGACGATCACGACCGTCGGGGGCGGCGAGCCGGCGCCGCTCCGCCTCGCCGGAAAGATCTGGACGATCGTCGTCGTCGCGGTCGGCTTCGGCGTTCTGACCTACACAGTGCTGGCGCTCATGGCGTACGTGATCGAGGGCCAGCTGGGCCGCGCCGTCGAGCAGCGCCGGATGGGCGCACGAGTCCGTAGGATGCGGGATCACTTCATCCTCTGCGGCTTCGGCCGTGTCGGCGCGGAGATCGCGCGTGAATTCACCGCCGAGAAGATCGAGTTCGTCGTCGTCGACATCAACGAAGATTCGCTGGAACGCGCCGCGGCGCTGGGCGCGGCGGTTGTGTTCGGCAACGCCGCCGACATCGAGACGCTGAAGGCGGCGGGCGTCGAGCGCGCGCGCGGGCTCGTCACCGCGGTCGACAGCGACGCGGACAACGTCTACGTGACGCTCTCGGCGCGCGTCCTCAAAGACGATCTCTTCATCATCGCGCGCGCCAACGCGGCCGACGCGGAACCAAAACTGCGTCTGGCCGGCGCGAACCGCGTCGTCTCGCCGTACACGATCGGCGGGCGGCGCCTCGCGAGCCTGGCGATGCGCCCGACCGCCGTGGAGTTCGTCGACACCGTCCTCTCCGCCGGCAACTCGCAGCTGCTGCTCGAAGACCTCTCGATCGCCGTGGGTTCGAAGTGGGTGGGGCATCCGCTGGGGACGCTGATCGGCGAGAGCGACGAAGCGGTGGTGCTGGCGATGAAGCGCGATGGCACGATGCTCTTTCGCCCGGCCGCCGCGACGACGCTCAAGACCGGCGACGACCTCGTCGTCGCCGGACCGCCCGCGGCGATCCGCGCGCTGGAGCAGCGTTTGTAA
- the hisG gene encoding ATP phosphoribosyltransferase: MIDHLTIAVPKGALFPDAAMRLRAAGVDVPDDVGRKLTVTTADGTTLLFLRPTDVPAYVEFGSADCGIVGKDVLWETDRNVAELTDLGFGYCRLVVAGRRIDRYHEGAPLPTFLRVATKFVNSAESFFAERDLPVELIPLHGSVELAPLVGLADLIVDLVATGTTLREHDLVVVEEIAESTARFVVNPVRFRAKYAAITALLERLASVPA, from the coding sequence ATGATCGATCACCTCACCATCGCCGTTCCCAAGGGCGCGCTGTTTCCCGACGCGGCCATGCGCCTGCGCGCAGCGGGGGTCGATGTCCCCGACGACGTCGGACGCAAGCTCACCGTCACCACGGCCGACGGGACGACGCTGCTGTTCCTGCGTCCCACCGACGTCCCGGCGTACGTCGAGTTCGGCTCGGCCGACTGCGGGATCGTCGGCAAAGACGTGCTGTGGGAGACCGACCGCAACGTCGCGGAGCTCACCGATCTGGGTTTCGGCTACTGCCGGCTCGTCGTCGCCGGCCGGCGCATCGACCGCTATCACGAAGGTGCGCCGCTGCCGACGTTCCTGCGCGTGGCGACGAAGTTCGTCAACTCCGCCGAATCGTTTTTTGCCGAACGCGATCTCCCGGTCGAATTGATCCCCCTGCACGGCTCCGTCGAGTTGGCACCGCTGGTCGGTCTTGCCGATCTGATCGTCGACCTCGTCGCGACCGGCACGACGCTGCGCGAGCACGATCTCGTGGTCGTCGAAGAGATCGCCGAGAGCACGGCGCGCTTCGTCGTCAATCCGGTGCGCTTTCGCGCGAAGTACGCTGCGATCACGGCGCTGCTCGAACGCCTGGCGAGCGTCCCCGCGTGA
- a CDS encoding Cof-type HAD-IIB family hydrolase has protein sequence MLSSTRIRLVALDLDGTLVGEDLVVSPRVRDAVKAARERGVAVTIVTGRMFAAARPFAQLLEIDGPIVCYQGAAVFDASSGATLRETPVQPDVTRAVLEWANAHGVHAQCYADDLLYVEAINRFSKRYTDLARVEPHVVPSLREAFAHRPTIKIVLVDEAARSDAHLAALRALLGDRAYLTRSHVDFVEVIDPRVNKGEALAFVAQRCGVALDATLAVGDAWNDVPLLDAAAVGVAMGSGPPELLARADHVVGDVANDGVAEAIERYVLA, from the coding sequence ATGCTGTCATCGACGCGCATCCGGCTCGTGGCGCTCGATCTCGACGGAACGCTGGTCGGCGAAGATCTCGTCGTCAGCCCGCGCGTGCGCGATGCGGTCAAGGCCGCACGAGAACGCGGCGTCGCCGTCACCATCGTGACCGGCCGGATGTTCGCCGCGGCGCGCCCGTTCGCGCAGCTGCTCGAGATCGACGGTCCGATCGTGTGCTATCAGGGTGCGGCCGTCTTCGACGCTTCCTCCGGCGCGACGTTGCGCGAGACGCCGGTGCAGCCCGATGTCACGCGCGCGGTGCTCGAGTGGGCGAACGCGCACGGCGTGCACGCGCAATGCTACGCCGACGACCTGCTCTACGTCGAGGCGATCAACCGCTTTTCGAAGCGGTACACCGATCTCGCGCGCGTCGAGCCGCACGTCGTCCCGTCGCTGCGCGAGGCATTTGCGCACCGGCCGACGATCAAGATCGTCCTCGTCGACGAGGCGGCCCGTTCCGACGCGCACCTGGCGGCGTTGCGCGCATTGCTCGGTGACCGCGCCTACCTCACCCGCAGCCACGTCGACTTCGTCGAGGTGATCGACCCGCGCGTCAACAAAGGCGAAGCGCTCGCGTTCGTCGCGCAGCGCTGCGGCGTCGCGCTCGACGCGACGCTCGCCGTCGGCGACGCCTGGAACGACGTCCCGCTGCTGGACGCCGCCGCGGTCGGCGTCGCAATGGGTTCGGGACCGCCGGAGCTGCTCGCGCGCGCCGACCACGTCGTCGGCGACGTCGCCAACGACGGCGTCGCCGAGGCGATCGAACGGTACGTGCTCGCGTGA
- a CDS encoding FmdB family zinc ribbon protein, whose amino-acid sequence MPLYDYQCRTCQTVHEVRHGFREAYDGVCPSCGGPVARVFNPAGIVFKGSGFYVTDSRKAPASPDSSSSTSTSASPAAPASGSGKSESAA is encoded by the coding sequence TTGCCGCTCTACGACTACCAATGCCGCACGTGCCAGACGGTGCATGAAGTGCGTCACGGCTTCCGCGAGGCCTACGACGGCGTGTGCCCCTCCTGCGGCGGACCCGTCGCCCGCGTGTTCAATCCGGCCGGGATCGTCTTCAAGGGTTCGGGGTTCTACGTGACCGACTCGCGCAAGGCACCCGCCTCGCCGGACTCCTCGTCATCGACCTCCACGTCCGCATCGCCGGCCGCGCCGGCTTCCGGCTCCGGGAAGAGCGAGTCGGCCGCTTAG